In a genomic window of Gloeocapsopsis dulcis:
- a CDS encoding LuxR C-terminal-related transcriptional regulator → MTSSLQLLFTAINQAKDEQDLRSQVVLKIGEYFAAKRWGIFFFDQLPLADRNFQKTLQIGLSIKHNPVVRYLVERHAPVHEALVVSPKVWTMICPRPDHWHVMAGPIVSDGQLVGVVGCTREQSMLAFDTQNLADLSAICLHLSVWAATVRLRSISTELQQQCYKSDRLTPRELQIAELVALGLTNAEIGNELWITENSVKQALKRIFRKLGVSSRAQMVAQLFATKPRDFQA, encoded by the coding sequence ATGACAAGTTCCTTGCAGCTTTTATTTACAGCAATCAACCAAGCTAAGGATGAACAAGACCTGCGATCGCAAGTCGTGCTGAAAATTGGTGAGTATTTTGCAGCCAAGCGATGGGGAATCTTTTTTTTCGATCAACTCCCCTTAGCCGATCGCAATTTTCAGAAAACACTGCAAATTGGACTATCGATTAAACATAATCCTGTTGTACGTTATTTAGTAGAACGCCATGCTCCTGTGCACGAAGCATTAGTAGTATCGCCTAAAGTTTGGACAATGATTTGTCCCCGACCCGATCATTGGCACGTTATGGCGGGACCAATCGTGAGTGATGGTCAATTAGTGGGTGTTGTAGGCTGCACTCGCGAACAGTCAATGTTGGCTTTTGATACACAAAATCTTGCTGATTTGAGTGCAATTTGTTTGCACTTGTCCGTTTGGGCTGCAACAGTGCGACTGCGAAGTATTTCCACAGAATTACAACAGCAGTGTTACAAAAGCGATCGCTTAACGCCTCGTGAATTACAAATTGCCGAATTGGTTGCTTTGGGGTTAACTAACGCAGAAATTGGAAATGAACTTTGGATTACGGAGAATTCAGTAAAGCAAGCTTTGAAGCGAATATTTCGTAAGCTTGGGGTTTCATCTCGTGCACAAATGGTTGCACAGCTTTTTGCTACAAAACCGCGTGATTTCCAAGCATAA
- a CDS encoding BrnA antitoxin family protein, with protein MAISREEQLKILGQMKDSDIDYSDAPSTDAEFWKDAVLHIPPEKVQVSIRLDRDIVAWYKKQTTRGYQTFINAVLRDYMNKHEPMSKK; from the coding sequence ATGGCTATTTCCAGAGAGGAACAACTGAAGATCCTTGGTCAGATGAAGGACTCTGATATCGATTACTCTGACGCACCTTCGACTGATGCAGAATTCTGGAAAGATGCAGTACTTCACATTCCACCCGAAAAAGTGCAAGTGAGCATCCGGCTTGATCGCGATATCGTTGCTTGGTACAAGAAACAGACAACTCGCGGATATCAAACCTTTATTAACGCTGTGCTTCGTGACTACATGAATAAGCACGAACCAATGAGCAAAAAATAG
- a CDS encoding nucleotidyltransferase domain-containing protein — translation MNDRNQYLLELAKRNVKAYIDNPKTKAVMVAGSVAEGLCDEYSDCDVSIYYDELPSEEELQLARQQNQGSERLWILGDRSDGGFAESYLVNGVECQFGHVTIAQWEKDISSILEGSDIQSPLVKAMSGTLAGIPLYGETLIQQWKAKVANYPDALALKMVEHYLKFFAIWGIQEKFARRDTTLWYYQIMVESAQNLLGVLSGLNHLYYSTFQFKRMSRFIEQIEIAPDNLASRLEGLFHNEAHVAINQLEALVRETVELVEIHMPQVDTASAKQRLGWRQQPWKF, via the coding sequence ATGAATGATAGAAATCAATATCTCTTGGAATTAGCGAAACGCAATGTTAAAGCTTACATCGATAATCCGAAAACTAAGGCTGTAATGGTCGCGGGTTCAGTCGCGGAAGGACTGTGTGATGAGTATTCCGATTGTGACGTGAGCATTTATTACGATGAATTACCTTCTGAAGAGGAATTACAGCTTGCGCGTCAGCAAAATCAGGGTTCAGAGCGACTTTGGATTTTGGGCGATCGCAGCGATGGTGGTTTTGCAGAAAGTTACCTTGTGAACGGTGTCGAGTGTCAGTTTGGTCACGTCACGATCGCACAATGGGAAAAGGATATTTCAAGCATCTTAGAAGGGTCTGATATTCAATCACCATTGGTGAAAGCAATGTCTGGAACATTGGCAGGAATTCCGTTGTACGGCGAAACACTAATTCAGCAGTGGAAAGCCAAAGTTGCGAATTATCCTGATGCCTTGGCACTGAAAATGGTTGAGCATTACCTTAAGTTCTTCGCCATTTGGGGAATACAGGAAAAGTTCGCCAGGCGTGATACAACGCTTTGGTACTATCAAATCATGGTTGAGTCAGCCCAAAACCTTCTCGGTGTATTGTCTGGATTGAACCACTTGTATTATTCAACGTTCCAATTCAAGCGGATGAGTAGATTTATTGAGCAAATAGAGATTGCGCCTGACAACCTTGCCTCTCGTCTCGAAGGCTTGTTTCATAATGAAGCCCATGTAGCCATCAATCAACTTGAAGCATTAGTTCGAGAAACCGTAGAACTTGTAGAAATTCATATGCCTCAAGTCGATACCGCATCAGCAAAACAGAGATTAGGGTGGAGACAGCAACCGTGGAAATTCTAG
- a CDS encoding cyclic nucleotide-binding domain-containing protein produces the protein MTSPDTLIWLQERTALGILSAEVLEAIAQVLEEKTLPENYPLVTEDTPPEALYILKQGKLESYRTNPSNSAVAACSFLPGTVVHLQELLLDQPAQRTIKTLTESHFWVIPAAQFKQIVAQHPEITQVFSRQLIQEVAQLTSALTYEQERSQALRPYLVTKAQRGIVGTSRYAVRLRAAIREASLERKSVLIFGEPGIEKDNIAALIHFGSPQRKQPIIKLNCNILQSSGADLFGRASGKVGLLEWLGDGTLVLNNIQDLPAELVPSLVELLKTGTYTPVSRPGEPTPTPRISQARILMISEKTQSTIERCAGQIIKVPPLRVRKTDIKAQAEYYISLYSRSQGIAKPRITPEALRRLQSYDFPGNLQELQSLVERAIIQSAGAAELTEEIFWSAQTKKKQFRVNLLNMYPGLRHFLRSPWYPDRINYGFTLWFFAVVVIVLFVGPQHRSENFALNMFWAWWWPLILLGFPFLGRIWCAFCPFMIYGEVTQKLSLWLFPRQLKPWPRHQAEKWGGWFLFGLFTLIFLWEELWNLEDTAYLSSCLLLLITAGAMIFSAIFERRFWCRYLCPIGGMNGLFAKLSMIELRAQQGTCSAECTTYQCYKGGPQKGEGMETNGCPLYSHPAQLEDNRDCVLCMTCLKACPHRSVEVNLRPPGIELWTTHVPHSYEVALLFLLFGGVFLHRLPELQATLGWHLDLTQFLPHLGVSLVALVIPAIAALLVYGVMQLLYLFNNFIKQAKSNFIPKPRPFVEIAYGYLPLVLGANLAHYLRLGLGEAGRIVPVTLATFGYSGQGMPIVVAHPAVTAFLQGVTLIFSVMLTLVLTHKIARQPLRLLLPQHLGAIALTAMMWIIVVGR, from the coding sequence ATGACCTCTCCAGACACACTCATATGGCTACAAGAACGCACGGCTTTAGGAATTCTTTCTGCTGAAGTATTGGAAGCGATCGCGCAAGTTCTTGAAGAAAAAACCCTACCAGAAAACTACCCTCTCGTCACAGAGGACACGCCTCCAGAAGCACTCTACATTCTTAAACAAGGTAAGCTAGAAAGTTATCGCACCAATCCCAGTAATTCAGCAGTAGCGGCATGTAGCTTTCTTCCTGGAACAGTCGTTCATCTCCAGGAACTCTTATTAGATCAACCCGCACAGCGCACGATTAAAACTCTTACCGAAAGTCACTTTTGGGTTATTCCGGCGGCGCAATTCAAACAGATCGTTGCCCAACACCCAGAAATCACGCAGGTATTCTCCCGCCAACTTATCCAAGAAGTCGCACAACTCACCTCAGCACTCACTTATGAACAAGAACGTTCCCAAGCCCTACGTCCTTATTTAGTTACTAAAGCCCAACGCGGTATCGTAGGGACAAGTCGCTATGCTGTGCGTCTGCGTGCTGCCATTCGAGAAGCTAGCCTTGAGCGCAAGTCAGTGTTGATTTTTGGCGAACCAGGGATAGAAAAAGACAACATCGCGGCGTTGATTCACTTTGGTTCTCCACAGCGCAAACAACCAATTATCAAACTCAACTGTAATATTCTCCAATCCAGCGGTGCAGATTTATTTGGTCGTGCAAGTGGCAAAGTAGGATTACTCGAATGGCTGGGAGATGGCACGCTCGTTCTTAATAATATTCAAGATTTACCTGCGGAGTTAGTGCCTTCCTTGGTAGAACTACTTAAAACAGGTACATACACCCCAGTGAGTCGTCCTGGAGAACCCACCCCTACACCTCGAATTTCTCAGGCTCGGATTTTAATGATTTCTGAAAAAACTCAGTCTACAATTGAGCGCTGTGCTGGTCAGATCATCAAAGTTCCACCGCTACGGGTACGTAAAACTGACATTAAAGCTCAAGCTGAGTACTATATTAGTCTCTACAGTCGCAGTCAAGGCATTGCCAAACCGAGAATTACTCCGGAAGCACTACGCCGCTTACAATCCTACGATTTTCCTGGTAATCTGCAAGAATTGCAAAGCTTAGTAGAAAGAGCAATTATTCAGTCAGCAGGGGCAGCAGAACTTACCGAAGAAATCTTTTGGTCAGCTCAAACTAAGAAAAAACAATTCCGAGTTAATCTTTTAAATATGTATCCTGGATTGCGGCACTTTCTCCGCAGTCCTTGGTATCCAGACCGGATCAATTATGGCTTTACTTTGTGGTTTTTTGCTGTTGTTGTTATTGTTCTCTTTGTTGGACCGCAACATCGTAGTGAGAACTTTGCCTTAAATATGTTTTGGGCGTGGTGGTGGCCTTTAATATTACTCGGATTTCCGTTTCTCGGACGAATTTGGTGTGCATTTTGTCCATTCATGATTTACGGGGAAGTAACCCAGAAGCTTTCTCTATGGCTATTTCCGCGACAATTAAAGCCTTGGCCGCGACATCAAGCGGAAAAATGGGGTGGATGGTTTTTATTTGGACTATTTACCTTAATTTTCTTGTGGGAAGAACTTTGGAATTTAGAAGATACTGCTTATCTATCTAGTTGCTTGCTGCTATTAATCACCGCTGGTGCGATGATTTTCTCGGCAATTTTTGAGCGCCGATTTTGGTGTCGCTACCTCTGTCCAATTGGGGGAATGAATGGGCTATTTGCTAAATTATCGATGATTGAGTTGCGGGCGCAACAGGGGACTTGTTCAGCAGAATGTACGACATATCAGTGTTACAAAGGTGGTCCGCAAAAGGGCGAAGGCATGGAAACGAATGGATGTCCGTTGTACTCGCACCCTGCCCAACTTGAAGATAACCGCGATTGTGTCCTGTGCATGACGTGTTTGAAAGCTTGTCCGCACCGTTCGGTTGAGGTCAACTTGCGCCCCCCTGGAATTGAATTGTGGACAACGCACGTACCCCATTCTTATGAAGTGGCGTTGTTGTTCTTACTCTTTGGTGGAGTATTTCTACATCGTTTACCAGAGTTGCAAGCAACTTTAGGTTGGCATCTAGATTTAACGCAGTTCTTGCCACATTTAGGAGTGTCATTAGTCGCCTTAGTGATTCCAGCGATCGCTGCTCTATTGGTATACGGTGTAATGCAGCTATTATATTTGTTCAACAATTTTATCAAACAAGCAAAATCCAACTTTATTCCTAAGCCTAGACCTTTTGTAGAGATAGCCTATGGTTATTTACCCCTTGTATTAGGTGCAAATCTGGCACACTACCTACGTTTAGGTTTAGGAGAGGCTGGTAGGATTGTTCCCGTAACATTGGCAACTTTTGGCTATAGCGGTCAAGGAATGCCGATCGTCGTAGCGCACCCTGCGGTAACTGCTTTTTTACAAGGAGTCACTTTAATTTTTTCTGTAATGTTAACACTAGTCTTGACGCACAAAATTGCCCGTCAGCCGTTACGTCTTCTTTTGCCACAACATTTAGGAGCGATCGCCTTAACCGCAATGATGTGGATAATTGTTGTTGGTCGGTAA
- the wrbA gene encoding NAD(P)H:quinone oxidoreductase, whose product MKILIVYYSMYGHTLQIAKAVAEGASQISQAEVMLRRVQEFEAVDKIIDQNEFASQVREQQKDIPVCTVDDLRAADAVILGSPTRYGNMCAQMKQLIDSTAQLWLNGEMEGKPAGVFTSTASTHGGQETTLLTMMVPLLHLGMLIVGVPYSTPGMIHTEARGGTPYGATTIAGGQGELQPKSEDLEISKVLGRRVAEVTAKLRS is encoded by the coding sequence ATGAAAATTTTGATTGTTTACTACTCGATGTACGGTCACACATTACAGATAGCAAAAGCTGTAGCAGAAGGCGCTAGTCAAATTTCGCAAGCCGAAGTTATGCTACGCCGCGTACAGGAATTTGAAGCGGTTGACAAAATCATTGATCAAAACGAGTTTGCTAGTCAAGTAAGGGAACAGCAAAAAGATATCCCAGTTTGCACTGTCGATGATTTGCGCGCAGCTGACGCTGTGATTTTGGGTTCTCCGACTCGTTACGGCAATATGTGTGCGCAAATGAAGCAGCTAATAGATTCAACTGCACAGCTATGGCTCAATGGTGAAATGGAAGGTAAACCAGCAGGCGTTTTTACTTCCACAGCTTCGACTCACGGCGGACAAGAGACAACACTGCTCACAATGATGGTACCGTTGTTGCACTTAGGTATGCTAATTGTCGGCGTGCCTTACTCTACGCCAGGAATGATTCACACTGAGGCACGTGGTGGTACTCCTTATGGGGCTACAACAATCGCAGGCGGACAAGGCGAGTTGCAACCTAAATCAGAAGATTTAGAAATTTCAAAAGTATTGGGTCGTCGTGTGGCTGAGGTAACGGCTAAGTTGCGATCGTAG
- a CDS encoding pirin family protein, producing MITLHPGSDRGHANHGWLDSYHTFSFANYYDPEHMGFRALRVINEDRVNPGRGFGAHGHRDMEILTYVLEGALEHKDSLGNGALITPGEVQRMSAGTGIVHSEFNPSKTESVHLLQIWILPNQQGLEPSYEQRMFPLAERRSQLRLIAAGDGRDGVVKIHQDVDLYTSVLKAGDRLSYQLQPNRYGWLQLARGAVNLNGYVLQAGDGVAVNEAELIKISTDSGAEILLFDLA from the coding sequence ATGATTACACTACATCCAGGAAGCGATCGCGGTCATGCAAATCATGGTTGGTTAGACAGCTACCACACATTTTCCTTTGCAAATTACTACGACCCAGAACACATGGGTTTTCGGGCTTTACGTGTCATTAATGAAGATCGCGTTAACCCAGGAAGAGGTTTTGGCGCACACGGTCATCGTGACATGGAAATTCTCACTTATGTACTCGAAGGCGCACTCGAACATAAGGATAGCTTAGGAAACGGTGCACTTATTACACCAGGAGAAGTACAGCGGATGAGTGCGGGAACGGGGATTGTTCATAGCGAATTTAATCCTTCAAAAACCGAGTCAGTTCATCTGTTGCAAATTTGGATTTTACCAAATCAGCAAGGATTAGAACCAAGTTACGAACAGCGGATGTTTCCCTTAGCAGAAAGACGATCGCAACTGCGGTTGATCGCAGCAGGTGATGGGCGCGATGGTGTAGTAAAGATTCACCAAGATGTCGATTTGTACACTTCGGTATTAAAAGCAGGCGATCGCTTGTCCTATCAGTTGCAACCAAATCGCTATGGCTGGTTACAACTAGCACGAGGTGCAGTCAATCTTAACGGTTACGTCTTGCAAGCGGGTGATGGTGTCGCTGTGAACGAAGCTGAACTAATCAAGATCAGCACAGATAGCGGTGCAGAAATTTTGTTGTTTGATTTGGCGTAA
- a CDS encoding MarR family winged helix-turn-helix transcriptional regulator, whose translation MGTRYHGTEEEVRALDTYIKLVRAVDSVSSRIHRHLDETNLTITQFGVLEALYHLGSMYQRDLAAKLLKSGGNITLVIDNLEKRELVKREREPDDRRCIRVNLTAAGKQLISRIFPTHVAAVVAEMAILSMSEQEELGRLCRRLGKKE comes from the coding sequence ATGGGGACGCGATATCATGGTACAGAAGAAGAGGTAAGAGCATTAGACACGTATATTAAGTTGGTACGTGCTGTAGATTCGGTATCATCTCGCATTCATCGTCACTTGGATGAAACAAACTTGACGATTACCCAATTTGGTGTCCTTGAGGCACTGTACCACTTAGGTTCAATGTATCAACGCGACCTAGCTGCAAAACTCCTCAAAAGTGGTGGTAATATCACTTTAGTCATCGATAATTTGGAGAAGCGAGAGCTAGTTAAACGCGAACGCGAACCTGACGATCGCCGCTGTATTCGAGTCAACTTAACCGCAGCCGGAAAACAGTTAATTAGTCGCATTTTCCCAACTCATGTGGCGGCTGTAGTAGCTGAAATGGCTATATTGAGTATGTCTGAACAAGAAGAACTTGGTCGTCTGTGTCGGCGATTGGGTAAAAAAGAATAA
- a CDS encoding tetratricopeptide repeat protein, translating into MSEIGLIKLLSKNLVVFLVSALTIIAVTNESLTTPALAQINPQTAADWVNQGLQLVQQNKLKDAIAAFETATKLDPRLAPAQYNLGLALRETGQLQPAAEAFYRAIQAEPKFALAYANLGAVLIEGNNPKQAQDFLQNAIELEPKLGLAHYNLGLVKEQQQDWQGAIAAYSTAIKYSPNLPEVTYHLGVVYLQQNQVEQATAAFREAIKIKPNYAEAHYNLGAILFGQGNLQSALEAFRQSALANRNYANAYYAAGLVYMHLGQYQSAQAVLESAKTLYASQGNSQWEKSTEQLLQQANLREF; encoded by the coding sequence ATGTCAGAAATAGGATTGATCAAACTACTTTCAAAAAATTTAGTAGTATTCTTAGTATCCGCACTAACAATAATTGCTGTTACCAATGAAAGCTTAACTACACCTGCTCTAGCACAGATAAATCCCCAAACTGCTGCTGATTGGGTTAATCAAGGGCTACAGTTGGTACAACAAAACAAACTTAAAGATGCGATCGCCGCGTTTGAAACAGCAACTAAGCTCGATCCTAGATTAGCACCAGCGCAGTACAATCTAGGACTTGCCTTGCGTGAAACCGGACAACTCCAACCTGCGGCAGAAGCATTTTACCGCGCAATTCAAGCCGAACCAAAGTTTGCTTTAGCCTATGCTAACTTGGGAGCAGTACTAATAGAAGGAAACAACCCTAAACAAGCACAAGACTTTTTACAAAACGCAATAGAACTTGAACCAAAGTTAGGACTAGCGCACTACAACCTTGGTTTAGTAAAAGAGCAACAACAAGATTGGCAAGGTGCGATCGCTGCATACAGTACAGCAATTAAATACAGCCCAAATCTACCAGAAGTTACTTATCATTTAGGTGTTGTTTATCTTCAACAAAATCAAGTTGAACAAGCAACTGCAGCCTTTCGCGAAGCAATCAAAATTAAACCAAATTATGCTGAAGCTCATTACAATTTAGGTGCTATTCTGTTTGGGCAAGGCAATTTACAATCCGCGCTAGAAGCCTTTCGCCAATCTGCCTTAGCAAATAGAAACTATGCTAATGCGTACTATGCAGCTGGGCTAGTCTATATGCATTTAGGGCAATATCAAAGTGCACAAGCCGTGTTGGAATCTGCTAAAACTTTGTACGCATCTCAAGGTAATTCGCAGTGGGAAAAAAGTACTGAGCAACTGTTACAACAAGCGAATCTTAGAGAGTTTTGA
- a CDS encoding elongation factor G has product MNEKGKMGLHNVAIVGPYLSGKTTLLESLLFVTGAISRKGSVRDGNTVGDSSTEARDRHMSVEVNAASTEYNGVRFNFIDCPGSVEFAQETYNALMGVDAAIVVCEPTNDNSNESKLRLLTLAPIFKFLDDWEIPHLVFINKMDKGSSNFMDMLHALKSISSRPIVPHQYPITQGEQITGFIDLVSEQAYQYHTGAACDPIPFPEAFKEQEQAARTEMLEELANFDDRLLEELLEEINPPQEEIVQDMRLELGADLVVPVFFGVAEQDFGVRSLLKALLREAPTPETTAERRGVVLHADAPLAQVLKTYYTPQGGKLSLVRVWQGKLTDGIVLNGVRAGGIYRLIGQQTTSLTEVQAGDIVALSRLEGINTGDTLSSNSELASELPKAEHLDPVYALAITPEKRNDEVKLSGALSKLLEEDPALYWEQHGDTHEVILWGQGEIHLQVALDRLRRKYNLPMTTHLPQVPYKETIRKPISSVHGRYKHQSGGHGQFGDVYLEIKPLPRGKGFDFKETIVGGVVPKQYIPGVETGVREYLAHGPLGFPIVDVAVTLTNGSYHSVDSSEQAFKQAARIAMQTGIPQGEPTLLEPIVSIEVTTPNEFTSKVLQLVSGRRGQILGYEGRSDWQGWDNVTAYLPQAEMHSFIIELRSLTLGVGSFHWQYHHLQEVPEKLAERVCSTTNGNGNGNNHR; this is encoded by the coding sequence ATGAACGAAAAAGGAAAAATGGGCTTGCACAATGTCGCCATTGTCGGCCCATATTTAAGTGGCAAAACAACGTTACTAGAAAGTTTGCTCTTCGTCACTGGGGCAATTTCCCGCAAGGGTAGTGTTCGCGATGGCAATACGGTAGGAGATAGCTCAACCGAAGCCCGCGATCGCCACATGAGTGTGGAAGTTAATGCTGCCAGTACAGAGTATAACGGAGTACGCTTCAATTTTATTGACTGTCCTGGCTCGGTAGAATTTGCCCAAGAGACTTACAATGCCCTGATGGGAGTTGATGCAGCGATTGTTGTTTGCGAACCAACAAACGATAATTCCAACGAATCAAAACTACGGCTGCTCACACTCGCACCGATATTTAAATTTTTAGATGACTGGGAAATTCCCCATCTAGTCTTCATAAATAAAATGGACAAAGGCAGCAGCAACTTTATGGATATGTTGCACGCCTTAAAATCAATCTCTAGCCGTCCAATTGTTCCACACCAATATCCGATTACGCAAGGCGAACAAATTACCGGATTTATTGACTTAGTGAGCGAGCAAGCTTACCAGTACCATACAGGGGCAGCTTGCGATCCGATTCCGTTTCCTGAAGCATTTAAGGAACAAGAACAAGCAGCACGCACCGAAATGTTGGAGGAATTAGCCAACTTTGACGATCGCTTGTTAGAAGAACTGCTAGAAGAAATTAACCCGCCGCAAGAAGAAATTGTCCAAGATATGCGGCTCGAACTAGGAGCAGATTTAGTAGTTCCAGTATTTTTTGGAGTTGCTGAACAAGACTTTGGCGTGCGATCGCTCCTCAAAGCACTCCTACGAGAAGCACCAACACCAGAAACAACCGCAGAACGTCGTGGTGTGGTTTTACACGCGGATGCTCCCCTAGCGCAGGTCCTGAAAACTTACTATACTCCCCAAGGTGGCAAATTATCATTAGTACGGGTTTGGCAAGGCAAGTTAACCGACGGGATTGTCCTTAACGGAGTGCGTGCTGGTGGCATTTATCGTCTCATCGGACAACAAACAACCTCACTCACCGAGGTGCAAGCTGGCGACATTGTGGCACTCTCGCGCTTAGAGGGAATCAACACAGGAGATACGCTGTCATCGAATAGCGAACTAGCTTCAGAATTGCCCAAAGCTGAACATTTAGATCCAGTATATGCTTTAGCAATTACTCCTGAAAAACGCAATGATGAGGTAAAGTTAAGTGGAGCGCTCAGTAAACTTTTAGAAGAAGATCCTGCACTATACTGGGAACAACACGGCGACACGCACGAAGTGATTCTGTGGGGTCAAGGTGAAATTCACTTGCAAGTTGCTTTAGATCGATTGCGGCGGAAATACAATTTGCCAATGACGACGCATCTGCCACAAGTACCCTATAAAGAAACTATTCGTAAACCAATTTCTTCGGTACATGGGCGTTACAAGCATCAAAGTGGTGGTCACGGACAGTTTGGCGATGTGTATTTAGAAATCAAACCATTACCACGAGGCAAAGGCTTTGACTTCAAGGAAACCATTGTTGGTGGAGTCGTACCAAAGCAGTATATCCCAGGTGTGGAAACAGGTGTCCGCGAGTATCTCGCCCATGGACCTTTAGGTTTCCCGATTGTGGATGTTGCTGTCACACTCACAAATGGTTCTTACCATAGTGTAGATAGTTCCGAACAAGCATTTAAGCAAGCTGCGCGGATTGCGATGCAAACAGGAATACCGCAAGGCGAACCTACGCTACTCGAACCGATTGTATCTATTGAAGTGACGACACCGAATGAATTTACTTCTAAGGTGCTGCAACTCGTCAGTGGACGTCGAGGGCAGATTTTAGGTTACGAAGGTAGAAGTGACTGGCAAGGCTGGGATAATGTGACTGCTTACTTACCACAAGCCGAAATGCACAGCTTTATCATCGAGTTGCGATCGCTTACTTTAGGTGTTGGTTCGTTTCACTGGCAATATCACCATCTTCAGGAGGTTCCCGAAAAGCTAGCTGAACGAGTGTGTTCAACCACTAACGGTAACGGTAACGGCAATAATCATCGTTGA
- a CDS encoding DDE transposase family protein codes for MSNHPQAWYIIKRPTGHCEVVPSDRTDDKLHVSAKDRWGPFSSQEEALARRIGLIRAGKCQPI; via the coding sequence ATGAGTAACCATCCCCAAGCTTGGTATATTATTAAACGTCCGACTGGTCATTGCGAAGTTGTGCCAAGCGATCGCACTGATGACAAACTTCATGTATCAGCTAAAGATCGTTGGGGACCTTTTTCTTCCCAAGAAGAAGCCTTAGCACGACGTATAGGTTTAATTCGGGCTGGAAAGTGCCAGCCCATATAA
- the ctpC gene encoding carboxyl-terminal processing protease CtpC codes for MVISKRGLVLGATAAMLTTVAVAGAGIHSRGQAFFQESPKELVDEVWQIIDRQYVDGTFNQANWQAVRREYLNQSYNSKEDAYKAIREMLKRLDDPYTRFMDPDEFKNMQVETSGELTGIGITIAQDEKTNKLTVISPIEDTPAARAGILAKDIILQIDGQSTEGIDINQAVSMIKGKPGTQVRLTIQRQNQQREFQITRARIELHPVRYSRQTSPTGNVGYIRITQFSANAATEMRNAIRDLEKQQVQGYILDLRSNPGGLLFSSVEIAQMWLQDGTIVSTMDRQGKRDIEKSNHRALTDKPVVVLVDGGSASASEILAGALQDNKRGVVVGTKTFGKGLVQSVRGLGDGSGLAVTIAKYFTPSGRDINKAGINPDVVVELTDQQKESLVQDRDKIGTSADPQYSTALNVLQKEIAAQRGNRAVVTPQ; via the coding sequence ATGGTCATTTCAAAACGTGGACTTGTTCTGGGTGCTACAGCAGCAATGCTAACAACGGTTGCAGTTGCCGGTGCAGGCATTCACTCGCGGGGTCAGGCTTTCTTTCAAGAAAGTCCTAAAGAATTGGTAGATGAAGTCTGGCAGATTATTGACCGTCAATATGTAGACGGTACTTTTAATCAAGCTAATTGGCAGGCTGTGCGCCGAGAGTACCTTAACCAGTCTTACAACAGCAAAGAGGATGCTTATAAGGCCATCCGAGAAATGCTCAAAAGACTCGATGACCCCTACACTCGGTTTATGGACCCAGATGAGTTCAAGAATATGCAAGTTGAGACTTCTGGAGAACTCACTGGTATTGGTATTACAATTGCCCAGGACGAGAAAACGAATAAATTGACTGTAATTTCTCCAATTGAAGACACTCCAGCTGCAAGAGCAGGAATTTTAGCAAAAGACATCATTCTTCAAATTGACGGTCAAAGTACTGAAGGCATTGATATCAATCAAGCGGTATCTATGATTAAAGGAAAGCCAGGTACTCAAGTCCGCTTAACGATTCAGCGACAAAACCAGCAACGAGAATTTCAAATTACACGGGCGCGGATCGAATTGCACCCTGTCCGCTATAGTCGGCAAACATCTCCAACTGGTAATGTCGGATACATTCGCATAACTCAGTTCAGTGCCAATGCAGCAACAGAAATGCGTAATGCCATTCGAGACTTAGAGAAACAGCAAGTTCAAGGATATATTCTCGACTTGCGTTCTAACCCTGGTGGCTTGCTGTTTTCCAGCGTAGAAATTGCCCAAATGTGGTTACAAGATGGCACAATTGTTTCTACGATGGATCGACAAGGAAAAAGAGACATTGAAAAATCTAACCACCGTGCCTTGACAGATAAACCTGTTGTTGTTTTAGTTGATGGTGGGTCAGCAAGTGCAAGTGAAATTCTGGCTGGTGCTTTACAGGATAACAAACGTGGTGTAGTAGTAGGGACAAAAACATTTGGGAAAGGTTTAGTCCAATCGGTACGTGGATTAGGAGATGGTTCAGGTTTAGCAGTGACTATTGCTAAATACTTTACCCCCAGTGGTCGTGATATCAATAAAGCGGGGATTAATCCTGATGTGGTAGTCGAACTCACCGATCAACAAAAAGAATCGCTAGTTCAAGACAGAGACAAAATCGGCACGTCCGCCGATCCTCAATACTCTACAGCTTTAAACGTGTTACAAAAAGAAATTGCTGCGCAACGTGGTAATCGAGCAGTAGTCACGCCGCAGTAG